CACGACGTCGAGGACAGGTCGTCCAGCACGTGCAGCAGCCGGGAGGTCGGCCGCTTGCCGGTGGACGTCGTGCCGCTCCCTGAGCTCATGCCGGGATTGTCCACCGTCGCCCCGCCGTCCCGAGTGCCGGGCTCACCGGGCCGGGGACCGCTGCTGGATACAGTGACGGTCTCTCGGTCCGGAGGACAGGAGGCGCAGCGTGCGCACCCGACGTCTGGTCCGGGCACCTCGGTGATCGTCGGCACCGACCCCGGAGGCCGCTGGGCGGTGGTCCGGCAGGCGCTGCGCAACCCGCGGCTGCGGCGGGTGCTCGCCGCCTTCCTGGTCTTCAACATCGCGGAGTGGGCCACCTGGATCGCGCTGCTGGTCTGGGGGTACGGCGAGGGTGGCGTCCGCGGGGCGAGCGCGATCAGCCTCGCCCAGCTGCTGCCGGGAGCCCTGCTGGCCTCACCCGCGGCGGCCCTGCTCGACCGTCTTCCACGCGGTCGCGCGGTGTGCGCCGGCTATGCCGCGCAGGCGGTCGCCTACCTGGGGCTCGGTCTCGCCCTCGGCGCCGGCGCGCCGGTGGCCGTGGTCGCGCTGCTGGCGGCCACCACACGGGTCGCGGCGAGCCTGACCCGGCCGATGCACCACGCGCTGCTGCCCGAGATCTCGCACACCACCGGTGAGCTGACCACGGGCAACGCGGCGTCGGGCTCCCTCGAGGCACTGGGGACCTTCGCCGGACCGCTGGCCAGCGGCGGGCTGCTCACACTGTGGGGACCGGGCGTGGTGCTGCTGACGTTCGGCGCGGCGACTCTCGTGTCCGTGGCGCTGACCCTGCGCCTGGAGTCCTCCGGCCAGCGGCGGCCCACCGCCGCCAGCGAGCACGGTGAGCGACCGATCCGCGACCTGCTGCGGGACCCGTCCGCCCGGCTGATGTCGGGACTGATCGCCGCCGAGCAGGTGCTGGTCGGGATGATGGACATCCTCCTGGTGCTGCTGGCCCTCGACGTGCTGTCGATGTCCGACGCCGGCCCGGGAGTCCTGAACTCCGCGATCGGCCTGGGCGGCCTCCTGGGGGCCGGGCTGACGATCGTGCTGATCGGGCGCCAGCGTCTGGCCCGGCCGCTCGTCCTGGGGGCGGTTGCCGCCGGGGCCGCGTTCGCCTTGGCCGGCACGGCCTCGGTGCCGGTCGTCGCGCTGGTGCTGGTCGCGGTGAGCGGGGCGGGCAAGGCGTTCTACGACATCACCTCGCGCACCTTCATCCAGCGGCTGCTGCCCGACCACCTGCTCGGCGCCATGTTCGGCCTGCAGGAGGCGATGACCATGTCCGGGATCGCCCTGGGCACGGTGGTCGCACCCGGCCTGGTCGGGGCGGTGGGTCCGCGGTGGGCGTTCGTGGTGGCGGGCTCGTTCCTGCCGGCGGTGGCGCTGGCGTCGTACGCCATGGTGCGAAGGCTCGACGACGACGCGGCGGTCCCGGTCGAGGTGCTGACCTTGCTGCTGCGGGTGCCGATCCTGGCGGTGCTGGCACCTCGGATCGTGGAGCGGCTGGCCCGTGACGCGGGCCGCGAGGAGGTGAGGTCCGGGGAGGTGGTGGTCCGCAGCGGCGAGCCGGGGTCGCTCTTCTACGTGATCAGGTCGGGCTCGGTCGAGGTCAGGATCGACGGGGCGGCGGTCCGGGAGCTGGGGCCGGGTGGCTGGTTCGGGGAGATCGCACTGTTGCACGACGTGCCCCGCACGGCGACAGTGACCGCGCTCAGCGACCTCGAGCTGTGGACCCTGGACCGTGACTCGTTCCTGTCGTCGGTGGCCTCGGTGCCCACCTCCCTCGACCTCGCCGAGTCCCACATCCGCGACACCTACCTCTGAACGGTGGCGCCCCGCAGGTCAGCCGAGCCGGCGCGCCGCGACACGGGGCGCTGCCACGAAGCTCTCGTCGGCCCACCAGCGGCGGTAGACCGTGGCACCCACGAGGTCCTCGAGTCCACGCGTCTGCGACGCGTGAGCCCGCAGCGCGCGATGCTTCTGGGTCAGCCGGCGACCGGTCAGGTGGAGGTGCGCCGCCAGGTCGGCTTGGGGGGTCGACGGGGGACGCCCCGCGAACCAGAGGCCGACCTCCTCGTTCAGGTGACCCCACTCGTCGTGGAACTCCGGCGTCAGCGTGGCGTACCACAGCTCACCCCGTTGCCCGGTCAGTCGCCAGGCCTCGGTGGTCCACCGGGACACGGCCCGGTGGTCGTCGTGGCCGGTCATCCCGTCGGGTCCGAACGTGACGACGGTGTCGGGCCGCAGCTCCTCGAGCACCCCGACCAGGGCGTCCGCCCCGGCTGCGAGCGGCAGGTCCGCCAGCTCGCCGTCGCGGTGGGGGAGCCAGCGGTGCTCGTGCACCCCGACCACGGCCAAACTGTCTCTCAGCTCGCGCTCGCGGTGCGGGGCCAACCGCTCCGGTGGCCAGCGCTGAGGGTCGTCGGTCCCGTGCTCACCGCGGGTGGCGGTGACCACGACCACCCGGCCGCCCGCGCGGCGTACCGCTGCCATCAGTCCGGACGAGAGGTAGGCCTCGTCGTCGGGATGCGCCCACACGCCGAGCAGCGTGCGGATCCGGTCCGGCCGGGCCTCGCCCCGGGTCACGGCCGAGATCCCTTCAGCGCCGAGACGGTACGACGGTGGACCGGTCGCGCGGAAGGTTCGAACGAGACCTCGAAGTCCGCCGTCCCCTCGTCCCAGCCCACCCGCGTGGCAACCCCGTCGACACCGTGCATCAGGCGGACCGCCGCCTCGTTGTCGTGGGCGATCGTCAGCGACACCCGGGTGACCCCGAGCTCACGGGCACGGGCGGTGAGGGCCCGGGCGAGGCCGGTGCCGACGCCGCGTCCCTGCCAGGCGTCGACCACGGCCACGGCAGCCTCGGCGACGGCCGGGTCGTCGGGGTCGCGGACGAACCGGGCGACCCCGATCGGACGGCAGGCACGGTCGCGCGCGACCAGCGCCACGTGGTGGTGGTCGTCGACGTCGGTGAGGGCGCGCAGGTCGGCAGCGGTCAGGCGAGGCTTCGCGGTCAGGAACCGCTGCTCGCGCGACCGCGGCCCGAGCTGGTCGAAGACCTCCAGGACGGTGGCCACGTCACCGGGTGCGAGCGGCTCCACCGCCCGCACCACGGCCGGGGCGAGTCCGCCCGCGGTGGTGGTCGGGCAGGCGGTCATGACGTGCACTCCTGGGTCGGTCGGGCCGGGACGTGGCGCCGGACCCAGCGACGGCGGGTCTCGGTCCGGGCGGCGCGCGCTGCGGCCCTTTGCTCGCGGTCGAGATGCTCGGCGGCGACGCGGGCGGCCACCCGCCGGGCGCGTTCCCGGTTCAGTGCGGCGCGCTGCTGGTCGCTGGACAGGGCGTAGATCAGGTCGGCGGGCATCATGTGGTCAGCTCCAGTTCAGGTCGTGGTGTGGTGCGGGGACCCGGGCGGCGGTGGTCTGACGTGCCGGGCGGGAAGAGGGTGGCGACGGCGGCCGCCAGGGCACAGAAGCCGGCAGCCACCAGCCAGACGGCGTGGAAGTGGGCCGGGGACGGGGTCGCGGACGGGCCGAGCAGGCCCACCGACACCGCGACGCCGAGGGCGGCGCCGAGCTGGCGGCCGCTCTGGTTGAGCCCCGAGGCGGCGGCGAGATCGGCCCGGTCGAGTCCGTGCACGGCCGCGGCGGCCAGCAGCGGGTAGCACAGGCCGACACCGATCCCGAGCAGGACGGCGAGGGCGTACCACCGGGGCTCGAAGTGGTCACCCGACAGCGTCAGCGCGCTCAGACCGAGCCCGACAGCCATCACCCCGGCACCGGCCGCGATCGGGGTGCGGTAGCCGACCAGCCGGGCGAGCCGACCTACCCGGGTGGTGAGCAGCACGACGACGAGGCCCATCGGGACCAGGCAGCCGCCGGCCTGGACCAGGTCGAGGCCCCAGCGCCCGACCAGGAACAGCATGAACGACAGCACCATGGAGAACAGGCCGGCTGCGTAGAGCACGGAGACCGCGACGGCCACCGCCACCCGGCGACGGTGCAGCAGCGCCAGGTCGAGCAACGGGTCCGCGACGCCGGCCGAACGTCGTACGAAGTAGAACGCCAGGGCGACCCCCGCGACCAGGCTGCCGATCACGCGGGGGCTGGTCAGCCCCCAGTCCGAGACCTCGGACAGGGCCAGGGTGACCGCCGCGGCCGAGGACGTCAGGACCAGGGCGCCGACGGGGTCGGGCAGCCGCCGCCCGGGATGCCGGCGAGTCTCCGGAAGCAGCCGGGGTGCGGCCAGGGTGATCGCCGCGACGATCGGCAGGTTGACCAGGAAGGCCCAGCGCCAGTCACCGAGCGTGGTCAGGAAGCCGCCGACGAACGGTCCGACGGTCATCCCCAGGGCGGCCGCGCCGGTCCAGCGCGCGGTCCAGCCGGCGCGGTCCCGGTCGCCGGTGGCGGCGAGGAGCAGGCCGAGCGATGCCGGTGAGGACGCGGCGGCGCCGAGCCCCTGCACGGCGCGACCGGCGACCAGCACGGGCAGGCTGGGGGCGAAGCCGCACACGAGGGAGCCGAGCGCGAAGACGGCCAGGCCACCGAGGTAGGTCCGCCGTCGCCCGGCCCGGTCGGCGATCCGGCCGGCCGGGACCAGGGTGGCCGCGAAGACGATCGCGTACGCCGTGATCACCCAGGAGACCGCCGCGCGGCCGTCGCCGCGGAAGTCGACCCCGATGGCCGGCATCAGGGCGTTGGCCACCGACACGTCGAGCGAGACCAGCAGGCCGCCGGCGGCGGTCACTGCGAAGACTCCCCGGCGGGGCTTCGTAGCGGCCGCTGCCTCGGCAGGGCGGCCCCCGGCCGCGAGCAGATCGGTCATGCCCGGCTCACGAACGCCGCGAGGCGGGACCAGGAGCCGGAGCGCCGGGCGGTGGTACGACGCGTGGCCGGTCCCGCCTCGCGCCCGGCGCCCGGCGCCGGGACAGGGGTCGGGCGAGGGTGGCGGGCCCGGACCCGCGCCGCCAGCACGTCCTGGCGCTGGGTCGCCAGCTGCTCCAGGAGGTGGTGAGTCATCACGATGCTTCCTTCCCACGGTGCGGCAGGGTCGCCGCGCGTGGTCAAGCCTGTGGCGCGCGGGGCGCGCGCACATCGGTGCGGAGCACGGATCCGCGGACTCCGTGGTGGTCTCCGTGGTGAGCACGGATGCGGGTGTCCGGGCCCCCGGCGCAGGGTTTCCGGGAGCCGTCCACCCGGCCGGCCGCACGTCGTACCGACACCAGGACGACCCGTCCGAAGGAGCAACCGATGACCGTGACCGACACGCCCCGTCTCGACGAGGCAGCCCTCGAACAGTTCGTGCACCAGGCGGTGGGCGACCTCGCCGCCGCCATCTCCGGCCTGATGGTCCATCTCGGCGACCGGCTCGGGCTGTACCGCGCGATGGCCGGGGCCGGCCCGCTGACGGCGGCCGAGCTGTCCGCCCGGACCGGCACCTCCGAGCGCTACGTCCGCGAGTGGCTGAGCAACCAGGCCGCCGGGGGGTACGTCGCCTACGAACCCGCCGCGGGCACCTTCGAGCTCAGCGCTGAGCACGCGCTGGTGCTCGCCGACGAGAGCAGCCCGGTCTTCCTCGACGGAGCCTTCGAGACCATCGCCTCCTGCTACACCGACCACGAGGCGTTCGCAGAGGCGTTCCGGAGCGGCGACGGGATCGGCTGGGGCGACCACGACGACCGGCTGTACACCGGTGCGCTGCGCCTCTTCCGACCCGGCTACGCGGCGAACCTGGTGGACTCGTGGCTCCCCGCGCTCGACGGCGTGGTCGAGAAGCTGCGGGACGGTGCCAGTGTGGCCGACGTCGGCTGCGGGCTCGGAGCGTCGACGGTGATCCTCGCGCAGGCGTTCGAGCACTCGTCGTTCGTCGGGTACGACATCCACGGCCCGTCGATCGACGCGGCCCGCGAGGCGGCGGCCGAGGCCGGGGTGGAGCGGCGCGCCCGCTTCGAGGTGGGCTCCGCGAAGGATCTGCCCGGTGCCGGCTACGACCTGGTCACCCTGTTCGACTGCCTGCACGACATGGGTGACCCGGTCGGTGCCGCCCGACACATCCGGGACTCACTCGCCGAGGACGGCACCCTGCTGCTCGTCGAGCCGGCCGCGGGGGAGCGGCTGGAGGACAACCTGAACCCGGTGAGCCGGCTCTACTACGGCCTGTCGACCGTGATCTGCACGCCGTCGTCGCTGGACCAGGAGGTCGGCCTCGGGCTGGGGGCCCAGGCCGGGCCGAAGCGGCTCGAGGAGGTGCTCAACGAGGCCGGCTTCTCCCACGTGCGGGTGGCCACGCGCACGCCGTTCAACCTGGTGATCGAGGCCCGTCGCTGAGCAGTCAGGCCCATGCCATGGGGGTGGCCCCGAGCGCGGCGAGCTCCTGCTCGCCGCGCTCGCGGTCCGCTCCGCCCAGCATCACCAGGGTCCGGAACCACTGGTAGCGCGCGCCCAGGCGCCGGAGCTCGGCGGCCGCGGCGACCAGACCGGCACGGCCGGACTCGTCGTTCGCCCCGGCCGCCAGGCCCGACGCCCGCCGGACCACCGCCTCGGCGATCGGGTTCCCGGCGACCAGCGGCACGGCCCGGGCGACACGCTCGTGCGCGTCGGGACGGCCCGCCAGCACCGCGGCCTCGGCCCACGCCGAGGCGTACCACGGCCGCCACATGCCGTTGTAGTGGTTGACGAACTCCTCGGGGTCCTCGGCGAGCAGGGTCACCGCATCGCCGGCCTGCCCACGGTGGAGCAGCACGAGGGCGTCGAAGAAGTCGCCGAAGTGGATCGTCTCGCGAGGCCGTCCGGGCGTGGCCAGGGTCGCGGAGACGTCCTTCCAGTGCTGGCGCCGGACGTCGTCACCGCGCAGCGCGTGGACCGTGGCGGCGGCGTACGGCGCGGGGCTGAGGTTGCCGGCGATCGGGCGCCCGGCCCGCTCCCACCCGCGCTCGAACAGCACCGAGAGCCGGACCGCCTCGTCCCACGCCCCGCTGAGCAGCGCGACCACGATCAGGCGGGAGGTCGCGAGGTGGTCCTCCTCGCGGTAGAAGGGCAGGTCGCAGAGTCCCTCGCCCAGCCGGTGCGCTGCCCGCAGGTCGCCCGCGGCCACGGCGCAGGCGGAGCCCATCTGGAACGCGTCGAAGAACTCCAGCGCCGAGTCCGCCGTCACCGGCACCCGCGTCAGCAGGTCGGTCCGCAACACGGCGCAGGCCAGGGCCTCGGCGGGCTCACCGTGGGCGGTGTGGATCGTGCAGCGCATGTCGAGCGCCGCGGACTCGCCCATCGGGTCACCGGCCGCCCGGGCCAGCTCCATGGCGCGCTCGACCAGGTCGACGGTCGCGGGGTCCCGCTCGTCGGCGTCGAAGGCCGCGGCGGTCAGGATCCGGCTCTCGGCGGCCAGGTCGCCGTCAGCGAGGGGGCGGGCCCGGTCGAGCAGCCGCCGCACCTCCCCCTCCGGTGGCAGCGTGGCGATGATGCCCGGGCCCCGGTTGATCAGCTCGGCGGTCCGGGCCAGCTCCAGGGCGGCGCCGGTGCGGTCGCCGGAGCGCAGGGCCGCCTCCGCGGCCAGCTGGCGCAGCCGCAGCGCCTCGTTGCCGAACTGTCGCCCCTCGGCAGCCCCCGCCGCCAGTCTCAGGGCGGAGGCCGCCGCGGCGTCGTCGGGCGCCAGCTCGGCGGCCAGCTCGTAGCGTCGCTGGGCCTCGCCCGGCCGGCCACGGTCGAAGGAGAGCTCGGCCAGCAGCAGGGAGACCTGGTACGCCGGCTCCCGCTGGTCGGGCACGTAGCGCGCCCGGGGCAGCGCCTGCCGGGTCTCGGCCGAGATCACGTCGAAGTCGGCCCGCCACGCGTCGCCCTCGGGGCCGTCCATCACCGGCGGCAGCATCCGCCGGGCCGCAGCCAGGATCCAGGCCAGGTGCCGGGCCTGGAGCTCCGCGGTCTCGCCGGCGTCCTCGACGAGGGCGGCGCCGTACTGGCGGATCGTCTCCAGGACGCGGTAGCGGGTGCCGCCGGGGGTGGTCGCGGTCACCAGCAGGCTGTGGTCGGCCAGCCGGGCCAGGATCGAGGGCACCGGCTCCTCCGGGGACCCGAGTGGTGCCCACCCCGCCAGCACCTCGGCCGCCGAGGCGGCTGCGAAGGGTCCGGCGAAGACCGAGAGCCGGCGCAGGAGAGCGCGGTCCGGCTCGTCGAGCAGCCGGTAGCTCCAGTCCAGGGTGGAGCGCAGGGAGCGGTGCCGGTCGTCGAGCCGGGACCCGCCGGTGAGGAGGACCAGCCGGTCCGCCAGGCCCGACTCCAGCCCGTCGAGACCGAGGGTCGGCAGCCGGGCTGCTGCGAGCTCGATCGCCAGCGCCATGCCGTCGAGGCCACGGCAGAGCGACACCACACGCGGGAGGTCGTGGTCCGCGACGGTGGCGCCACCGGCCGCGGCGCGGCTCAGGAAGAGCTCGACGGCGTCGGCGCGGCCGTCGGGGTGGGGCTCCACCGAGAGACCCGGCACGGGGAAGGCGCGCTCGAAGGGGAGCAGGAGCCGGGCCCGGCTCGTGGCCAGCACGGTCAACGACGGACAGCCGGCCAGCAGCCGCTCGACCAGCACCCCGACGCCGTCGAGCACGTGCTCGCAGTTGTCGAGCACCAGCAGCGCGGTGCGCGGCGCCAGCCAGCCGGTGACCACCTCCTCGATCGACCGGCCCTGGCTCTCGTTGAGGCCGAGGACGAGCGCGAGCGCCGTCGCGGTGAGGGTGGGGTCGGTGACCGAGACCAGGTCGACGAACCACACGCCGTCCGGGAAGTGCGCCTCCACGTCGCGGGCGACGCGGAGCGCCAGCCGGGTCTTGCCGACGCCACCGGGCCCGATCGCGGTGACCAGGCGCTGTTCGGTCAGTGCGGCGACGAGCGCCGACGCCTCGGACTCGCGACCGACGAACGACGTGAGCGGGGTCGGCAGTGAGGACGACGGGCCCCGGTCGGGCCAGCGGGTGGCCGGCACGGTGAGGTAGTCCTCGGCCGCGTTCGCCAGCTCGCGGCGGTCGTCGACCTGCAGCTTGCGCAGGAGCGACGACACGTGGCTCTCGACGGTGCGCACCGAGATGAACAGGCGCTCCGCGATCTCGGCGTTCGTGAGGTGGTCGGCAACGGCGGCGAGCACCTCCGCCTCGCGTGCCGAGATCGCCGACACCCCAGCGTCGGCGGTCACCCTCCCCGTCACCACGGCACTGATTCTGCACCCTGGCGCGGGTCGGGTCCTCGCCCGTTCTCGACCCGTGGCGTCCCGACGTCGGCGGCAGTACGGTGTCGCCGGTCTCGGACGGTCGTTCAGCACGAGAGGGGATGCCATGCCCGGGATCGATCGACAGCCGTTGCGTGTCGTGGTGCTCGGCGCCGGATTCGGCGGTCTGGAGCTGACCACGCGGCTCTCCGACGAGCTGGGCGACGGGGTGGACGTCGTGCTGGTCGACCGGACCGAGGACTTCGTCTTCGGCTTCTCCAAGCTGGACGTGATGTTCGGGCGCCTCGAGCCCGAGCAGGTGCGACACCGTTACGAGGACATCGCCGCGCCCGGGGTCCGCTTCGTGAACGCCGAGGTGCTCGCCATCGACCCCGTGGCCAGGCGGGTGGAGACCACGTCGGGCGCCTTCGAGGCCGACGTCCTGGTGCTGGCGCTGGGATCGGACCTCGACCCGACCGCGACCCCGGGCCTGGCGGAGGACGGCGTCGACTTCTACAGCGAGGCGGGTGCCTTCGCGGCCCGCGACGTGCTGGAGCGCTTCGAGGGAGGGCGGGTGGTGATCGGCGTGATGTCGACGCCGTACAAGTGCCCGCCGGCCCCGAGCGAGACCGCCCTCCTGGTCCACG
This genomic window from Nocardioides cynanchi contains:
- a CDS encoding cyclic nucleotide-binding domain-containing protein, yielding MTVSRSGGQEAQRAHPTSGPGTSVIVGTDPGGRWAVVRQALRNPRLRRVLAAFLVFNIAEWATWIALLVWGYGEGGVRGASAISLAQLLPGALLASPAAALLDRLPRGRAVCAGYAAQAVAYLGLGLALGAGAPVAVVALLAATTRVAASLTRPMHHALLPEISHTTGELTTGNAASGSLEALGTFAGPLASGGLLTLWGPGVVLLTFGAATLVSVALTLRLESSGQRRPTAASEHGERPIRDLLRDPSARLMSGLIAAEQVLVGMMDILLVLLALDVLSMSDAGPGVLNSAIGLGGLLGAGLTIVLIGRQRLARPLVLGAVAAGAAFALAGTASVPVVALVLVAVSGAGKAFYDITSRTFIQRLLPDHLLGAMFGLQEAMTMSGIALGTVVAPGLVGAVGPRWAFVVAGSFLPAVALASYAMVRRLDDDAAVPVEVLTLLLRVPILAVLAPRIVERLARDAGREEVRSGEVVVRSGEPGSLFYVIRSGSVEVRIDGAAVRELGPGGWFGEIALLHDVPRTATVTALSDLELWTLDRDSFLSSVASVPTSLDLAESHIRDTYL
- a CDS encoding PIG-L deacetylase family protein, whose protein sequence is MTRGEARPDRIRTLLGVWAHPDDEAYLSSGLMAAVRRAGGRVVVVTATRGEHGTDDPQRWPPERLAPHRERELRDSLAVVGVHEHRWLPHRDGELADLPLAAGADALVGVLEELRPDTVVTFGPDGMTGHDDHRAVSRWTTEAWRLTGQRGELWYATLTPEFHDEWGHLNEEVGLWFAGRPPSTPQADLAAHLHLTGRRLTQKHRALRAHASQTRGLEDLVGATVYRRWWADESFVAAPRVAARRLG
- a CDS encoding GNAT family N-acetyltransferase, yielding MTACPTTTAGGLAPAVVRAVEPLAPGDVATVLEVFDQLGPRSREQRFLTAKPRLTAADLRALTDVDDHHHVALVARDRACRPIGVARFVRDPDDPAVAEAAVAVVDAWQGRGVGTGLARALTARARELGVTRVSLTIAHDNEAAVRLMHGVDGVATRVGWDEGTADFEVSFEPSARPVHRRTVSALKGSRP
- a CDS encoding MFS transporter, producing MTDLLAAGGRPAEAAAATKPRRGVFAVTAAGGLLVSLDVSVANALMPAIGVDFRGDGRAAVSWVITAYAIVFAATLVPAGRIADRAGRRRTYLGGLAVFALGSLVCGFAPSLPVLVAGRAVQGLGAAASSPASLGLLLAATGDRDRAGWTARWTGAAALGMTVGPFVGGFLTTLGDWRWAFLVNLPIVAAITLAAPRLLPETRRHPGRRLPDPVGALVLTSSAAAVTLALSEVSDWGLTSPRVIGSLVAGVALAFYFVRRSAGVADPLLDLALLHRRRVAVAVAVSVLYAAGLFSMVLSFMLFLVGRWGLDLVQAGGCLVPMGLVVVLLTTRVGRLARLVGYRTPIAAGAGVMAVGLGLSALTLSGDHFEPRWYALAVLLGIGVGLCYPLLAAAAVHGLDRADLAAASGLNQSGRQLGAALGVAVSVGLLGPSATPSPAHFHAVWLVAAGFCALAAAVATLFPPGTSDHRRPGPRTTPRPELELTT
- a CDS encoding class I SAM-dependent methyltransferase encodes the protein MTVTDTPRLDEAALEQFVHQAVGDLAAAISGLMVHLGDRLGLYRAMAGAGPLTAAELSARTGTSERYVREWLSNQAAGGYVAYEPAAGTFELSAEHALVLADESSPVFLDGAFETIASCYTDHEAFAEAFRSGDGIGWGDHDDRLYTGALRLFRPGYAANLVDSWLPALDGVVEKLRDGASVADVGCGLGASTVILAQAFEHSSFVGYDIHGPSIDAAREAAAEAGVERRARFEVGSAKDLPGAGYDLVTLFDCLHDMGDPVGAARHIRDSLAEDGTLLLVEPAAGERLEDNLNPVSRLYYGLSTVICTPSSLDQEVGLGLGAQAGPKRLEEVLNEAGFSHVRVATRTPFNLVIEARR
- a CDS encoding ATP-binding protein, translated to MTADAGVSAISAREAEVLAAVADHLTNAEIAERLFISVRTVESHVSSLLRKLQVDDRRELANAAEDYLTVPATRWPDRGPSSSLPTPLTSFVGRESEASALVAALTEQRLVTAIGPGGVGKTRLALRVARDVEAHFPDGVWFVDLVSVTDPTLTATALALVLGLNESQGRSIEEVVTGWLAPRTALLVLDNCEHVLDGVGVLVERLLAGCPSLTVLATSRARLLLPFERAFPVPGLSVEPHPDGRADAVELFLSRAAAGGATVADHDLPRVVSLCRGLDGMALAIELAAARLPTLGLDGLESGLADRLVLLTGGSRLDDRHRSLRSTLDWSYRLLDEPDRALLRRLSVFAGPFAAASAAEVLAGWAPLGSPEEPVPSILARLADHSLLVTATTPGGTRYRVLETIRQYGAALVEDAGETAELQARHLAWILAAARRMLPPVMDGPEGDAWRADFDVISAETRQALPRARYVPDQREPAYQVSLLLAELSFDRGRPGEAQRRYELAAELAPDDAAAASALRLAAGAAEGRQFGNEALRLRQLAAEAALRSGDRTGAALELARTAELINRGPGIIATLPPEGEVRRLLDRARPLADGDLAAESRILTAAAFDADERDPATVDLVERAMELARAAGDPMGESAALDMRCTIHTAHGEPAEALACAVLRTDLLTRVPVTADSALEFFDAFQMGSACAVAAGDLRAAHRLGEGLCDLPFYREEDHLATSRLIVVALLSGAWDEAVRLSVLFERGWERAGRPIAGNLSPAPYAAATVHALRGDDVRRQHWKDVSATLATPGRPRETIHFGDFFDALVLLHRGQAGDAVTLLAEDPEEFVNHYNGMWRPWYASAWAEAAVLAGRPDAHERVARAVPLVAGNPIAEAVVRRASGLAAGANDESGRAGLVAAAAELRRLGARYQWFRTLVMLGGADRERGEQELAALGATPMAWA